In the Desulfocurvibacter africanus subsp. africanus DSM 2603 genome, one interval contains:
- a CDS encoding ferredoxin produces the protein MARVVYVDMDECIGCESCVEIAPDVFSFDESAGKASVTNPDGAPEDVIQEAIDTCPASCIHWEGE, from the coding sequence ATGGCCCGCGTCGTTTATGTGGATATGGACGAGTGCATCGGTTGTGAATCGTGCGTGGAGATTGCGCCGGACGTGTTCAGCTTTGATGAATCCGCCGGCAAGGCCTCGGTGACCAATCCCGATGGAGCCCCGGAAGACGTCATACAGGAAGCCATCGATACCTGTCCGGCAAGCTGCATACATTGGGAAGGCGAATAG